TCCATGCCGAACACGCCGGCGAAGGCGAGGGCGCCAGTGTTGCCGACCACGACGGACTGGCTCGTGGTGGCGCCGCCGAGCAGGACGCCCGGCTGGATGCAGGTGGGGCAGACGGGACCGCCGGAGGCGGCCGCTGCGGGGGTGCCGATGGCCGCGGCCAGCACCGGCGTAGCCCATGCCGCGCCGCGGAGAACCCGGCGTCGCTCGACGGACTTGCTCGTCTCGTTACTCATTATTGGCTCCTGGAAGATGCGGGTGATGAGCCGGATCCCTAATTCCGGCTTCTAGAGAGTTGTATCACGATGTCAGAGCCATTTGTCAATGATTTAAAAGTCTGCGACAGATAGTCATACGTATTTGATAGGCGTCTCTCGGAGCCGGTCTGGAAGGGGACTGTTTCCCGGTAGGCCGGGAAAATCCGCAGCCCCTTTCCGGTCGCCTCGCAGGAAGCCCGGAAATGCGACGACGCCGGCGGGCCGGCCGCCGACGTCGTCGTTCTGAAATTCGCAGGTGAAGGTAATGCGCGGAGAGTCAGCGCTGCTCTGCTGCCTCGCGCAGGACCTCCGCTATCTCCTCGACGAAACTCTCCATTTCGTCGAGGCCTTCCACCGGACCGCCGGCCAGATAGCCGTCCGCGCCCAGGAGCACCGCGGATGGGGAACTCGTCAGGCCGAGTGCCCTCCAGGCGAGGCTCTCGTGGTCGTAGAGCACGCCTTCGGCCGTCGGGATGGAGCGACGGAGCGGCTTGTGGGGCACCGTGCTGAGGATCCTCACATCGACCTCGGGAAGGCGCTCGCTCCACTCGGCCACCTTGCCGGCCGCCACGTGGCTCGGCTTGCAGACACAGTTGAAAGCCACCAGAAGCTGGGCTTTGGCCGATGCGAGTTCCCGCAGCGTCTGGACCCCGCCGTCCTCGGACTGCAGCAGGGCCGCGGGAATCGGGTCGCGCGCGTAGTCGTCGTCCTCGGGATCCGACGCATCCGCGCCCGTGCTTCCACTCGCAGCGAGCGGCGCGGGGCCGGGCTGGTCTGGCCCCGGCCGGGTCACGATCAGCACCGTGAGGGCCACGAGCAGCGCGACGTCGGCGATCCACCAGAGAACCATGAAGTCTCGGCCGATCACGGCCGGGACGGTGCTGCCGCTGAGGGCCAGCCAGAGCGTGAGGGCGCCGAGGAGCACCAGAACGGAATTCCGGACGAGCGTCTTGACCGAAACATTCTGATCCCCGATCCGGCCGAAGCAACCGCAATTCGGCCGGGGATCGAACGTCAGGGCACGGGCGATGACCGCCCAATACGCGACGAACAGACCCAGCGAGAGAATCGCGGCGATCGTGAAGGCGCCCTGCCACGGGGACAGCAGCAGAACCGCGAGAACGATTTCGCTCCAGGGCAGCAGCCATGCGAAATAGTCATGGCGCAGGAATCCCGGCAGGCGGAGTTCCGTCACCACGCTGAGCGTGGATTCGCGGTCTCGCAGTTTGGCGATCCCGCTCAGGACGAGAACGGCCGCGAGACCGATCGGGGCGAGGACGAGCGCATCCGGTGTCAAAGTTCCTCCACTGATTCCTTAGTGCGGTTTCCGTGCGTGCACGAAAGCGGTGGAAATGTTCAGTTGCCGTTCTTCAGATTATTGGCCGCCACGAAATCGGGCATCTTCCCGGCTTTCAATGCGTCGGCCAGACCAGCCGCCTTTGCGGTGTCCAGGTTCACGATCGACTGCCCGTCCGGGGACCAGCCGGTTCCGAGCGTGGGAAGCGTGAACATGACCGTGGTCGACGGACGGATGTCCTTGAGGTCCAGCGCGAGCTCTCCGGCCTTCTGCCCGGTGAGCGCCGAGTCGACCGTGATGAACGGGGAGATCTCGTTGACGATCGAGCTGAGGGTCCCCGGGTTGGCGAGGACTTCAGGCTTGGCGATCTTGTTCATCAGGGAACGCAGGAAGATCCGCTGGTCGCGCACCCGCTGGTAGTCGCCATCGTTGAAGGCGTACCGCTCACGGACGAAGGCCAGGGCGGTCGTTCCGTCCATGTGCATGGTGCCCTTGGGGTAGTAGACGCCCTTCTTCCCGTACCCGGTCGAAGTGAATGCCACGGGCACGTCCACGTCCACGCCGCCGACCGCGTCGGTGAGCCCTTTGAAGCCCTCGAAGTCGATGAAGGCCACATGGTCGATCCTCTGCTTGAGGAGACCCTCGACCGTCTGGACCAGGAGCGGCACCCCACCGAAGGCCAGGGCCGCATTGATCTTCGCCTCACCGTGCCCGGCGATGGGCACCCAGGTGTCGCGCATGATCGAGATGAGGTAGGCGTTCTTCCGGTCGGCGGGCACGTGGAACAGCATGAGGCTGTCGGATCGCTGGTCCGAGGCGTTTCCGGCCTCGGCGGTGTCCTTCGTGGCACCGCGGCTGTCCGAACCCACCAGGAGGATGTTGACCGCCGCCTTGTCGCCCACTTTGGTGACGGAGGGCCGCTGGCTCTCCGCGGGGAATGCCGAGGGGAGTTTGGCCGTCTTGGAGTCGAAGGTGTTCATCAGACCGGCGATGTAGATGAACGCGGCCACGCCGGCCAGCACCACGATCGTGGCGAAGCTGACCAGGGTCCAGAGGACGACCCGCTTCTTCCGTCTCCGGGGCTCCGCCGACGGGTCGGGGGTCGAGTCCGCGGAGGATTCCGACGGGAGATCTGTGGGGCTCATGGCTTCCTCGGTGTTGCTCGGGCGGGAAGAGAGGATCCTCCCGGCGTGATCAGGTGGTCATGTCCTGTAGCCTGCTGAAGTCGTTCCGTCGGAGAAAGGTGTTCCATGACGCGCGGATGGCTGGCCTCGGCCCGTGGGGTGTTCGCCCTGTACATGGTGGCGCTCCTTCTGGTCGTGCTTCTCCCGGCGGATGACGCGCGCCATGTGACCGGATTCGTCTCCGTCATCGCCGATGTCCTCTCCACGGTCGGGATCCCCCATCAGCCGACCGAAGTGGCGGTCGAGTTCCTGTCCAACATCGTGCTGTTCATGCCGTGGGGATTCTTCCTCCGATTGCTGACCCGTCCGGGTTTCCCGAGCTGGGCCGTGGTGCTCAGCGGCGCCGTTCTCTCCACCGCGATCGAGCTCCTGCAGCTGGTGATTCCCGGCCGGGTGACAGCTCTGTCTGACGTCATCGCCAACACCCTGGGCACTGTGGCCGGTGTGCTGGTGCTGAAGGCGTTCCTGGCCATCACGTCCCGCCTCAGTGCGCGAGGCGCCGGCTGAGGCCTGCGGCGATCCGCTGGGTCAACTCACTGATCTGGCGCCCCACCGCACGATGCACGTCTTCCGGCTTGTTGATCGGGTCCTGCACATCGTCCTCCGCCGAGAGCGGCGCCAGATGACGGGACGACGACGCCGCGCGCACCACGCCGCTCAGGGCTGAGCCAGCCGCCGCTTCCGTCGGCTGACCCCATAATGGAGCGTCGGTCGCCGTCGCGCTGTCCTCCGCGGGCGGCAACGTCTCGAGGATCCGGCCGAACTCCGCCAGGGTGAACGTCCGCTGCGCGGCGGTGGGGTAGCGCTTGACCAGGTCGTCGCGCTGGCCACGGGTCATGGTCAGCACCAGATCCGAAGCCCCCACGATTTCCGCCGAGATCTGACGCCCGACGGCCCCTGTGGGATCTCCCCCGTACTCCTGGGACAGGGCGGCCGGCCACGGCTCCATGGGCGCCCCCACCACAGCCTGGAGACCGGCGCTGAGCAGTTCAAAATCGCTCAGGCCGACTTGGGCCAGGCGAGCCCTCAGCAGCTGTTCGGCCAGGGGCGAGCGGCAGATGTTGCCAATGCACACGGTCAGGACGGTCGACGGCGGCTTCCGGGCGGAGGCGGCGGAACGGGACATCAGGCCCTGCTACGGTCCCGACGGCGCATGTGGCGCTGCGGCTCGAGCTCCACCGGCTCGGTCTCGCTCACCGGAGTGGACTCGGTGGCCGGCACGTGGCTCGCACGGGGCGACTTGTCGCCGGCATCCTTGCGGTTGTAGTACGTGTAGTACTGGTAGCCGTACCCGGCGCCCGAGGCGGACTTCCGGGGCACGCCGTTGATGATGATGCCGAGCGGACGGCCCTTGACGCGCTCCAGGTTCTGGAGGGCGCGCTTGAGCTCGTCGTAGGTGCTCTTCCCGGAGCGGGTGACCACGAGGGCGCCGTCCGTCTGAGCCGTCAGGATGGCGGCGTCAGTGACGGGGAGCAGCGGGGGAGCGTCGATCAGGACGATCGCGTGCTTGGCGATGTCCTGCAGCATCTTCTGCATGACATTGGAGCCGAGCAGTTCGCTGGGGTTCGGCGGAACGGAGCCCGCGCCGAGGACGTAGAGGTTGCCGCTCTCGCCCCAGGGCTGCAGGACCTCGTTCAGGTTCGCCCGGCCGATCAGCACGTCGGTGAGGCCGATCGTGGTGAGCAGGCCGAACGTCTTGGCCACCGTCGGGCGGCGGAGGTCGCCGTCGACGACGACGACGCGCTGGCCGGAAGCCGCGATGGTCTGGGCGAGGTTCGCCACCACGGTGGTCTTTCCTTCGCCCGGCAGAGCCGAGCTGACCACGATGATGCGCGGCGGGTTGTCCACATCCATGAACTGGAGGTTGGTGCGCAGCTCGCGGATCGCCTCCGCGACGGCGTGGTCCTGCTGGCTCGTGTTGTCCAGGTCGTTGCCGCCGTGTGAGGCGACGATGCGGTGGGTGCTGTCGAAGTCCTTGTTGAAGGGGACCGTGCCGATCACGGACAGCCCGGTCTCCGCCTCCACCTGCGCGGCGGAGCGGACGCGGCGGTCGAAGACGTTTCGCAGGAACGCATACAAGATCGCCACGATGAAGCCTGCGGCGAGACCGATGATCAGTGCCAGCTTCGTGTTGGGTGAGGTCGGGGAAGTGGGCAATTGTGCCGAGTCCAGCGACTGGAAGACGACGATCGACTTTTCTTTAGAGGTTCCGCCGGCATTCTCGATCTGGGCAACCTGTTGTCCTACAGCTTTCACCCAGGCTTCGGCAAGATCGCGGGCGCCTTCGGGCGTGTTCGCTTCAGCCGTGAACTTCAGCGTCGCTGTATCCAGTGGATTTTGTGCGGAAATTCGACTGATGAGCTGCTCCGGAGCGATGTCCTTGAGCTTCAGATCGGTGATCACTCGCTCGGCGACGGTCCTGGACTTGGCGACATCCAAATAGGACTTCGCGCGGGACTTGGAGTAGCTCTCGCCGGCCATGGCAGTTCCGATGTCTTTGTTCACGCCGATCGAAACGATGCCGCTGGCATCGGCGCTGTACACCTTGGGCTGCAGCAGACTCCAGCCGAACGCCACGAGGACGCCCAGAACCGTGATGCCGAGGACGGAAACCCAGTGTGCCCTGAGAATTTTCCAGTAATCGGTCAGCTCCATGTACATATCCCCTTGGTGGTGCGGCGAAGAAAGAGTCCCAGCGCCAGTGCAGAGGCCTGGCATCCTGAACATCCTAGCGCGTGGATCTAAAGTGTTACTCAATAACTTGAGATTGACATTGGTGTCGCAAGCTAGAGGCGAAAATCGCCCGGAGCTGGCGGCAAAGTGATGTGCGGGCGGCGAATGGTTCGTGGTCCGCCTGGTGGGGGGAAATGTGGAAGGGCAAGATGTTCTGGTGAGCCAGTCAGAGCCGGGTGGGCCGCCGTCGTTGGACAGTGGAAACCCCGACGCGGGGAATGCCACGGAGTGTGTGGTGGGGGAAATCGTGCTCAGCCACCTCGAGGGCGAGCTTTCGGCTCTGATTTTCCCCGCAGAGTGGGTGGACCTCTTCTTTCTGAACCGAGCAGTCGTCGTGAATCCGGCGGACGGGACATCGAGGGAGCACCGTGACGCCTTGCTGGTCATTCCCGGTGGGACCGGGGTGAGGTCCCCGTTTCGTGACCACGGCGACGTCGACCGGATCCGGCTGTCCCGGAGCACGGCGGAGACGTTCGCTCCGCACGCACTGTCCGGTGTTCAGTTCTTCCCCGCTCTGACCAGGCTCGACAGAGCGACCCACAGTTTCATCCGCGCGATGATGGGACATCCGGTGGAGCATCGGAGATCTTCGATCGAGGACTATGCCTCGGAGCAGATCGTCCTGGAACTGGCCGGAAGCGTGCTGCTGGAACACTGCGGCTCGTCCTGGGCGCCGGGCTCGGCGTCCTCCGCGTTGCGCGACGAGGCCATGGCCGTGATCGCTCAGCGATGCGCTGACAAGCAGTTGAATCCCGAGGCCGTGGCGAAGGCCGTGCAATCGTCTCTGCGCCGGGTCCAGGCCTCCTTTGCGGAGGTCGGAAATTCCATTGCCGCCGAGATCCGGCGCCAGCGGGGCCGGTTGGCGAAAAACCTCTTGACGGATTCCCGCTACGACGTGCTGAGCGTGCAGCAGATCGCGGAACAGACCGGCTTTGGCACCACGGCCGCTCTTCGGCGGGCGCTGGATGAACTCTATGGCTGCGGACCGCGCGAAATGCGTGAAGTGCGTGAAGTGCGTACCCCTCTCTCGGAATAAGTCCGCTTTAAGATTCGAGAGGAGGCTCCCGAAAACGTTCTCCTGAGCGCGGCGTGTGCGCTTCGACCTCGGACGATGAGGGGTAAAGCAAGGTCGCAGAGATCGCCATAAAGCACGTTTCGCGCAGATCTTGTGTCGTTAAGCGCCAACTTTCCCGGAATGGCGTCCGGGCGCTCAAGCCCGTGGTTAGGCTCTCAATTACCAGGGGGGAACCAGCATTCGCAGGGTTCCGTTGCCCACAGACTTTTGTCGTGATTCGAAACATTGAGGAACCATGAGCGAACTTAAGATTTCCAACTCCGCCAGCCGTCGCGCCGTCGTCAAGGGCGCCGCGTGGTCCGTGCCCGTCATCGCTGCCGCAGTTGCGGCTCCCGCAGCCAGCGCGTCCACTTCCGAACTGGGCGCCCTGGCGCTGAACGGCTCCTGTGGCGTTCTTGGTGTCCTCGGCCCGGGCTTCACCCTGACCGCATCTCCCACCGCCGCGATCCCGGCTGGTACCACCATCACCATCACTGGCTCCGGCGTGGCCAACATCGGTGTCTTCAGCGTCACCGGTGGCGTGGCCACGGTAAACGTCCTGAGCGGCACCAGCCGTCAGATCACGCTGACCGCCCCTCTCGCGGCCGGCACCACGCTGAACCTGCGCACGACGCTGTCGATCAGCGTCGCATTCAACCTGAACGCCACCGTCGCCCTGCCCAGTGGCTACACGGCCACCGGCGGCAAGCTCGCCGGTTCGGTCAGCTCCACGCTGGTGCTCTGCAGCGCAGCCTGATCATTCCCCTCATCGGAGGGGCTGGCGGAATGCCCGGGGCCACCACCTCGCCGGCACCGGCTTTCAGGCCGGTCGGACGAGGATCGCAGAGGGCAGGAATCTTCCGTCCACCAGCATCGCGAAACGCGTCAGCAATTCTGCTGGCGCGTTTCGCGCTTCCTGGGGAGTGAACTAGGGTATTCGGAGGGGTCGACGACATTGTCGTATGGCATGACTTTTGGTTGAAGAAATCATTGGTGGTGGGGGGAAATTGCAGTCCGACGACATTCTCGTGAATGCCTTGGGTGGAGTGGTGCGGGTGCGCCTGGACTATTCGGCCCATCCCCTCGATGAGACGCGTCTCCATGCTCTGCGGGATCCGTGGGTCGATGCCGCCGCAATGGACCAGGACGTGACGTCGGGAGAGACCGACGTCTTCGAGCTCAGTTGGCCCTTTCCCGACGAGGAGAATCTGGGGCGCTCGATCGCGGATCTCTCCACTCATGCAACGCTCGCGGCGATTGAAGGCCGTCGCGGCCGGCTGCTGATGCTCCACGCGGCCGGAGTGGCGGATGAGGACGGGCGGGTTGTCGCCTTCATCGGGCCCTCGGGCCGTGGGAAGACCACGCTCGCCCGCACGCTCGGACAGCACTATGCGTATGTCACGGACGAGACTGTGGGCATCGAACCCGACGGCACGGTCCATTCCTACC
Above is a window of Arthrobacter sp. Y-9 DNA encoding:
- a CDS encoding LCP family protein — protein: MSPTDLPSESSADSTPDPSAEPRRRKKRVVLWTLVSFATIVVLAGVAAFIYIAGLMNTFDSKTAKLPSAFPAESQRPSVTKVGDKAAVNILLVGSDSRGATKDTAEAGNASDQRSDSLMLFHVPADRKNAYLISIMRDTWVPIAGHGEAKINAALAFGGVPLLVQTVEGLLKQRIDHVAFIDFEGFKGLTDAVGGVDVDVPVAFTSTGYGKKGVYYPKGTMHMDGTTALAFVRERYAFNDGDYQRVRDQRIFLRSLMNKIAKPEVLANPGTLSSIVNEISPFITVDSALTGQKAGELALDLKDIRPSTTVMFTLPTLGTGWSPDGQSIVNLDTAKAAGLADALKAGKMPDFVAANNLKNGN
- a CDS encoding polysaccharide biosynthesis tyrosine autokinase, whose amino-acid sequence is MELTDYWKILRAHWVSVLGITVLGVLVAFGWSLLQPKVYSADASGIVSIGVNKDIGTAMAGESYSKSRAKSYLDVAKSRTVAERVITDLKLKDIAPEQLISRISAQNPLDTATLKFTAEANTPEGARDLAEAWVKAVGQQVAQIENAGGTSKEKSIVVFQSLDSAQLPTSPTSPNTKLALIIGLAAGFIVAILYAFLRNVFDRRVRSAAQVEAETGLSVIGTVPFNKDFDSTHRIVASHGGNDLDNTSQQDHAVAEAIRELRTNLQFMDVDNPPRIIVVSSALPGEGKTTVVANLAQTIAASGQRVVVVDGDLRRPTVAKTFGLLTTIGLTDVLIGRANLNEVLQPWGESGNLYVLGAGSVPPNPSELLGSNVMQKMLQDIAKHAIVLIDAPPLLPVTDAAILTAQTDGALVVTRSGKSTYDELKRALQNLERVKGRPLGIIINGVPRKSASGAGYGYQYYTYYNRKDAGDKSPRASHVPATESTPVSETEPVELEPQRHMRRRDRSRA
- a CDS encoding low molecular weight phosphatase family protein, with the translated sequence MSRSAASARKPPSTVLTVCIGNICRSPLAEQLLRARLAQVGLSDFELLSAGLQAVVGAPMEPWPAALSQEYGGDPTGAVGRQISAEIVGASDLVLTMTRGQRDDLVKRYPTAAQRTFTLAEFGRILETLPPAEDSATATDAPLWGQPTEAAAGSALSGVVRAASSSRHLAPLSAEDDVQDPINKPEDVHRAVGRQISELTQRIAAGLSRRLAH
- a CDS encoding MauE/DoxX family redox-associated membrane protein; protein product: MTPDALVLAPIGLAAVLVLSGIAKLRDRESTLSVVTELRLPGFLRHDYFAWLLPWSEIVLAVLLLSPWQGAFTIAAILSLGLFVAYWAVIARALTFDPRPNCGCFGRIGDQNVSVKTLVRNSVLVLLGALTLWLALSGSTVPAVIGRDFMVLWWIADVALLVALTVLIVTRPGPDQPGPAPLAASGSTGADASDPEDDDYARDPIPAALLQSEDGGVQTLRELASAKAQLLVAFNCVCKPSHVAAGKVAEWSERLPEVDVRILSTVPHKPLRRSIPTAEGVLYDHESLAWRALGLTSSPSAVLLGADGYLAGGPVEGLDEMESFVEEIAEVLREAAEQR
- a CDS encoding VanZ family protein translates to MTRGWLASARGVFALYMVALLLVVLLPADDARHVTGFVSVIADVLSTVGIPHQPTEVAVEFLSNIVLFMPWGFFLRLLTRPGFPSWAVVLSGAVLSTAIELLQLVIPGRVTALSDVIANTLGTVAGVLVLKAFLAITSRLSARGAG
- a CDS encoding helix-turn-helix domain-containing protein, encoding MGEIVLSHLEGELSALIFPAEWVDLFFLNRAVVVNPADGTSREHRDALLVIPGGTGVRSPFRDHGDVDRIRLSRSTAETFAPHALSGVQFFPALTRLDRATHSFIRAMMGHPVEHRRSSIEDYASEQIVLELAGSVLLEHCGSSWAPGSASSALRDEAMAVIAQRCADKQLNPEAVAKAVQSSLRRVQASFAEVGNSIAAEIRRQRGRLAKNLLTDSRYDVLSVQQIAEQTGFGTTAALRRALDELYGCGPREMREVREVRTPLSE